Genomic window (Rossellomorea aquimaris):
ATTGCTTTATCACTTGTCCTGTCCTATTTCAGGATTCACTATTTCCTGACAGCGGCAGTTAAGCTATTCTTTATTTTGTTTGCGTTACATGGATTGTATTATTCAGGCTCTTTTATTACCTTTACATGGTTAGAGAAGTTTGGGGGTGACCTATGGCTGAATATCGGTTTGACAGTCGGGCGTGAATGGCCAAGTCTTTCGTTCGAGTACAGAAGCTTGTTGTTCTTTATTTTACTATGGCTGATGACGTATTTGCTTTATTACTGGTTATCTGTCAGAAAGACGATTCTCCTCTTTTATGTGATGACCGTGACCTATATTTGTCTGATAGATACGTTCACGATTTATGAAGGTGATCGGGCGATTATCCGAGTGGTCATTTTCGGCTTTCTGTTAATGGGTCTGTTGGCTCTCGAACGTTTGGTTCAAAGGGAGAATCTTCTGGGATCCAAGATGAGCAGGCACCGCTGGATCGTGCCGCTTACGGTTATGCTTGGAGTAAGTTCGGTTGTTGCTTTTGCGGCGCCTAAGTCAGATCCTATCTGGCCGGATCCGGTTCCTTATATTCAATCCTTTGCAGAGGGAGCCGGGGGCAGTGGCGTGAACAAAGTAGGTTATGATGCAGATGATTCTCAGCTTGGGGGTCCCTTTGTCGGTGATCCTACAGTCATTTTTAATGCTGAAGTAACGAGAGAACACTATTGGAGAATTGAAACGAAGGATCTATATACAGGCAAGGGCTGGGAGCAATCCATTCCTGATGACCAGCAGGCTGCCACCCCTTTTGACTCAGAAGAAATGGTTCCCTTCACAACAAACGAACCGGATGGGGAACGGGAAGTGGAAACAGAGAGGGTGATGGTGGAACGAACCTATTCTCATGTTGTCTATCCTTATGGGATAGAAAGAATAATCGGAAATGAAGAAGGCTATTTCTCCTTTGATCCCGTTAACGAGAAGGTTACAAGTTATGAAGGGGAAGACGAGACCGTAAAGTTAGAGGAATATGAACTTTCCTATCGCTCTCCTTCCTATTCTCAGAAGAAGATGAAAGCAGCGAACGAAAGTCAGGAAATCATGCAGACTCCTGAATTTGTGGACCGCTATACACAACTTCCCGAAACGACTCCCCAGCGTGTGAAGGACTTGGCTTTTGAGATTACATCGGAAGAAGATAATTGGTATGACAAAGTAAGGGCGATCGAGAATTATTTTTCGAAAGAAGCTTATGTGTACGATCAATTTGACGTGCCGGTGCCTGAAGAAGGGCAGGATTACGTCGATCAGTTCCTATTTGAAACCCAGAGAGGGTACTGTGATAACTTCTCGACTTCCATGGTCGTGTTAGTCCGGGCTCTTGGAATCCCGGCAAGATGGGCAAAGGGATATACAGAAGGGGAATACAGTAGACAGGTGGATACGACGTATAAGCTTTATGAGGTTTCCAATAATAATGCTCACTCCTGGGTGGAGGTATTCTTCCCGGAAGTAGGATGGGTGCCGTTCGAGCCTACTGTTGGATTCAGTAATAACGTTTCGTATCAATATGACCTGGATGTACCTGAGTCGGATAACAGCGAAGTCCCTGTTCCTGAGAAAGAGGAAACACCGAAACAGCCGATTCAACCTGAAGAGGATGATTCAAAAGCTGCTGGAAGCGGATTTTCTCTGTCGAAGCTTTGGGATGATATTCAAACATTCTTTGTGGAAAACTGGGGCAAGCTTGTCATGGGCTTCATGCTCTTGCTTATCATGGGAATTGCATTATACATTGTAAGAAGAAGGTGGATGCCGTATGTCCTGATTTTCTACTATCGCAGAAAATCATCTGATGGCGTGTTTTCCGAAGCCTATCTTTCTTTAATCAAACAGCTTGAGAGATATGGACTGAAAATGGATGACGGGCAAACGTTAAGGGCCTATTCGCGATATATTGACTCATTCTTTGGTACCCATGAAATGACAAGCCTGACCAATAATTATGAACGTATTTTATATGGTCAGAGGCCAGCGGAAGAAGATTGGTCAAAGATGAGGGAATTATGGGAAAATTTAATTAAAAGGACAACTGGTTGACCCTTTTGAAAACAAGGTATAAAATGATGTCAAATTCATAATAACGTTCGTTAGCATCCTTCGTATATCCTCGATAATACGGTTCGAAAGTATCTACCCGGTCACCTTAAATGACTGGACTATGAAGGCAGTGTTCTAATTTGACATACCTGTATGCAAAAAACTGGAATTCTGCCTTTTTTTTAAGGCGGAGTCTGGTTTTTTTTATTTTTTTAGGAATGCTAACAACAACAGGTATTATAAGGATGGAGTCCGTCCTGACCCATAAAAACTGATGAGGTGAACTGAATGCTTGGTAAAGAAGAATTGCACAATCAAGAAATGATCGTCGTTTTGGACTTTGGAAGTCAATACAATCAATTAATCACGCGAAGAATTCGTGAGTTTGGTGTCTATAGTGAGCTCCACCCGCATACAGTTACCCTTGAAGAAATCCAGGAATTGAATCCAACCGGGATCATATTCTCCGGGGGACCGAACAGTGTCTACGGTGAAGACTCATTCCGTTGCGATGAGCGCATTTTTGATTTGGACATTCCGATTCTGGGAATCTGCTACGGTATGCAGCTTATGACCATGCACTTCGGCGGGAAAGTGGAACGCGCGAAGCACCGTGAATACGGAAAAGCGGCCATCAATATTGAAAAACAATCTAAGTTATTCTCCAACCTTCCGGAAGAGCAAGTCGTATGGATGAGTCATGGAGATCTTGTCGTGGAAGCTCCTGCAGGCTTTAATGTGAACGCAACGAACCCTTCTTGTCCGATTGCTTCCATGAGTAACGAAGAAAAAGGGTTATATGCTGTTCAATTCCATCCAGAGGTACGTCACTCAGTGCACGGGAATGAAATGCTGAAAAACTTTGTATTCGAAGTGTGTGGCTGCACAGGCGACTGGTCCATGGAGAATTTCATTGAAATCGAAATGGAGAAGATCCGTCAAACAGTTGGAGATAAAAAGGTTCTATGCGCATTAAGTGGAGGAGTAGACTCTTCCGTTGTGGCTGTATTGATCCATAAAGCAATCGGTGATCAATTGACATGTATTTTCGTCGATCACGGCCTACTTCGAAAAGGTGAAGCAGACAGTGTCATGAAAACCTTCGCTGACGGCTTTAATATGAATGTCATTAAGGTGGATGCACAGGACCGTTTCTTAAATAAATTAAAAGGTGTTTCTGATCCTGAGCAAAAACGTAAAATCATCGGGAATGAATTTATTTACGTGTTTGATGATGAAGCGACTAAGCTTAAAGGTATCGAGTATCTTGCGCAAGGTACTTTATATACAGACATTATCGAAAGTGGAACAGCCACTGCTCAGACGATCAAATCTCACCACAATGTCGGTGGACTGCCTGAAGACATGCAGTTCACACTTATTGAGCCATTGAACACATTATTTAAAGACGAAGTGCGTGCATTAGGGTCCGAGCTGGGTATCCCTGATGAAATCGTATGGCGTCAACCATTCCCTGGACCGGGTCTTGGAATTCGTGTGCTTGGTGAAATTTCTGAGCAGAAGCTTGAAATCGTTCGGGAGTCAGATTATATCCTGCGTGATGAAATCAAGAAAGCTGGACTTGATCGTGACATTTGGCAATACTTCACGGTTCTGCCTGACATCCGAAGCGTCGGAGTGATGGGGGATGCCAGAACGTATGACTATACGATCGGAATCCGTGCTGTGACATCCATTGACGGTATGACTTCGGACTGGGCCCGTATTCCTTGGGATGTACTTGAGAAAATCTCAACACGTATCGTAAACGAAGTCGATCATATCAACCGCGTAGTGTATGATGTGACGAGTAAGCCACCTGCGACGATTGAGTGGGAATAGAAATTTATAGATTTTTGTACAGATAGGTGACAGGCATTTCCCGTCGATGGTGGATTCTTAGAATTCGACAAAAAACGGGAATGCCTGTCATTTTGTGTATAAAACGAACATTAATATAATTTTTAATTAATAATGTTCGTATTTTATGTTGACGGTCATGTTTTGAGTTGGTACAATAGTACTGTAATCATAACAAAACATTATAAAAGTATTACGTCGTATAATTTCGGGAATAAGGCCCGAGCGTTTCTACCAAGCTACCGTAAATGGCTTGACTACGAGGTGATTGAGAATAGGACTGTTGAACAAGTCTACATTTACCTATTCATCATGATCTTAACAGTCAAAGCCTTGAACTCTGGTAGTTCGAGGCTTTTTTTATTGAAATGCTGGATTCTGCGACGACTCTATAGGAGGAGTACAAGAATGAAAAATTTCTTTCAGTTTGACCAGTTAGGAACGACTTATAGAAGGGAAATCATCGGGGGATTAACGACGTTTCTTTCAATGGCTTATATTCTGATCGTCAACCCATTGACGTTAACCCTTCAATCGGTACCGGATCTTCCGGATAGCATGAGAATGGATTACGGTGCAGTATTCGTCGCTACGGCTTTGGCGGCTGCCATTGGTTCCTTGATTATGGGGCTGATTGCGAAATATCCAATAGCATTAGCTCCTGGTATGGGACTAAATGCATTCTTCGCATATACAGTAGTATTGACAATGGGTGTGCCGTGGCAATCAGCGTTGACAGGTGTGTTAATTTCAGGTTTAATTTTCATCGTACTCACACTGTCGGGTATTCGGGAAAAAATTATTAACTCAATCCCATCTGAATTGAAATATGCCGTGGGAGCGGGTATTGGACTTTTTATCACATTTATCGGGTTTCAAAATGCAGGAATTATTGTGAACAATGATGCAGTTTTAGTGGGTCTTGGAGATTTAACGAATGGTTCGACTCTTCTTGCGATCTTCGGAATTATCATTACCGTCATTCTGATGACAAGAGGTGTTAAAGGCGGTATATTCATCGGGATGGTTGTTACGGCAATCGTCGGAATGATCGTTGGGTTAATCGACACACCGGAAAAAGTAGTGGACGCAGCACCAAGTCTTGCTCCGACATTTGGGGCAGCCTTAGATCCTTTATTCAATGATGCAGGCAGTATTTTCACCATACAAATGCTTGTTGTGATTCTAACATTCTTATTCGTTGATTTCTTTGATACGGCTGGTACCCTTGTAGCGGTAGCCAATCAGGCAGGATTAATGAAGGAAAATAAATTACCACGCGCTGGTAAAGCTTTATTTGCTGATTCTTGTGCAACAGTAGTAGGAGCAATCTTAGGGACTTCAACGACTACGTCTTATATCGAATCTTCAGCAGGGGTAGCGGCAGGAGCGAGAACAGGATTTGCGTCAGTAGTAACGGCAGTCTTATTCTTACTCTCGATTTTCTTCTTCCCGCTGCTTGCCGTCATTACATCGGCAGTGACAGCACCGGCACTGATCATTGTAGGGGTATTGATGGTTTCATCACTGGGTGAAATTGATTGGAAGAAGTTTGAGGTAGCTGTGCCGGCATTCTTAACGATCGTGGCAATGCCATTAACGTACAGTATCGCTACGGGTATCGCCATCGGATTTATCTTTTACCCTATTACGATGATCATGAAAGGTCGCGTAAAGGAAATCCATCCGATCATGTATTTCTTGTTTGTGATCTTCGTTCTGTATTTTATATTCTTAGTTTAAAACATAACATCCTTTAAGCTGGTCTCTCGCAGATCAGCTTTTTCTTATTTTTAAACGGAAAAGAGTGAAACATAAATAGAGGAAACGAGAGGAGGTCTAGAGAAGATATACGTGTAGAGTAAGTATGAATTGAAAAATGTGAGGGTTTTCGTTAAAATCATGAAATCGGATAGTGTCGAAAATGGTCGAAATTATAGGGAGAATGACGATGTCTACTTTAAATGTGAAAAAAGCTTTAAATAACAATGTATTAATCGCAGATCACGAGAGCTACGGTGAAGTCGTACTGATCGGGAAAGGGATAGGGTTCAACCGTAAGAAAGGGGACCCCATTCAGAATGATATTGCAGAAAAAATGTTTGTCTTAAAAGGAGAGAAAGAGCAGGAGCAGTACAAAAACCTCCTTCCTTTCTTAAATGATGATATGTCAAACGTCATTATTTCTGCCATCGAGTTGATCAGAAAAAGAACCAACTCTTTTCTAAATGAGCATATTCACATCGCCCTGACCGACCATATCCTTTTTGCGATTAACCGATTGATGAGAGGGATGGAGATCCGCAATCCGTTTCTGGTAGAAACGAGGACGCTGTATCCATTCGAATACGAAATAGCCAGAGAAGTGGTTGGTATGATCAATGAAATGACAGATGTTCATTTGCCGGAAGGGGAAGTGGGATTTATTGCCCTTCATATCCATAGCGCCATGATGAACAAAGATCTGTCTGAAGTGAATCAACACTCCCAGTTGATTGGACGCCTGACCGCGATGATCGAACAACAACTGGATGTCAAGATCAATAAGGAAAGCGTCGATTATATGAGGCTTGTGCGCCACATTCGATATACGATAGAGCGGGTACTTAGGGAAGAACGCGTAGAAGAACCAGAAAAAATTGCAAAACTGTTGAAAGAGGAATATCCTCTCTGCTATAATTTATCTTGGAAGCTGATCAAGATGATGCAGCAAACATTACAAAAACCCGTCTACGATGCAGAGGCTGTATATTTAACCATGCACTTGCAGCGTATTCAAAGTAAAGTTAAATAAAGCACTTATCTTTCTTACGTGTTACTGATACGATCAGGCATGAGTGAAGAAGATGATTGAAACGTATAATTTGGGGTAGTCTATCCTTATACGTTCATTATCCTCTTTTCTCATGCCTTTTTTGTTTGCAATCATCATCTAATTAGTTGAAAAAATGAACGAAATAAAAGGAGGAAACTTCATGTTTAAAAAGGCTTTTGGTGTTTTACAAAAAGTCGGTAAAGCCCTCATGCTGCCTGTAGCTATCTTGCCAGCAGCCGGACTTCTGCTTGCATTCGGTAATGCATTGCAAAATCCGACGTTATTAGAAATTGCCCCATTCCTTTCAAACGGCGGCGTTGAAATGGTCGCAAGCGTCATGGAACAAGCGGGTGGAATTATCTTCGGAAACTTAGCCCTGTTATTCGCAGTGGGTGTTGCCATCGGATTAGCTGGTGGTGAAGGGGTAGCTGGTTTAGCGGCTATCGTTGGTTTCTTGATTATGAACGTAACAATGGGAACGGTTGAAGGATTAGGAATTGGAGATGTAACAGGTGATGGTGTAGATCCTGCCTATGCACTTGTTCTCGGAATACCTACACTTCAAACCGGGGTGTTCGGCGGTATTATCGTCGGGATACTCGCTGCGGCTATGTACAATCGTTTCTTCCAAATCGAACTCCCTTCATACTTGGGATTCTTTGCAGGTAAACGATTTGTTCCAATCGCAACTGCAGCTTCTGCTGTTGTATTAGGACTATTAATGTTATTAATCTGGCCACCGATCCAAAATGGCCTTAATGCATTTTCTAACTTTATGCTTGGTGAAAACAGAGCATTTGCTGCTTTCATATTTGGTGTCATCGAACGTGCTCTTATACCATTTGGACTTCACCATATTTTCTACTCACCATTCTGGTTCGAGTTCGGTACGTATACTTCAGAAGCAGGAAACATTATTCGTGGAGATCAGGCGATCTTCATGAAACAGATTCAAGATGGTGTACAAGATCTGACTGCAGGTACCTTCATGACTGGTAAATTCCCATTCATGATGTTCGGTCTTCCGGCAGCGGCATTAGCGATCTACCATGAAGCAAAGCCTGAAAGAAAAGCAGTAGTAGCCGGTATCATGGGCTCGGCGGCTTTAACTTCTT
Coding sequences:
- a CDS encoding transglutaminaseTgpA domain-containing protein, whose protein sequence is MSHESPKHRFFTIMIYLFGFLLLWEWLKPLQVVTDTGSLTYFVVFIALSLVLSYFRIHYFLTAAVKLFFILFALHGLYYSGSFITFTWLEKFGGDLWLNIGLTVGREWPSLSFEYRSLLFFILLWLMTYLLYYWLSVRKTILLFYVMTVTYICLIDTFTIYEGDRAIIRVVIFGFLLMGLLALERLVQRENLLGSKMSRHRWIVPLTVMLGVSSVVAFAAPKSDPIWPDPVPYIQSFAEGAGGSGVNKVGYDADDSQLGGPFVGDPTVIFNAEVTREHYWRIETKDLYTGKGWEQSIPDDQQAATPFDSEEMVPFTTNEPDGEREVETERVMVERTYSHVVYPYGIERIIGNEEGYFSFDPVNEKVTSYEGEDETVKLEEYELSYRSPSYSQKKMKAANESQEIMQTPEFVDRYTQLPETTPQRVKDLAFEITSEEDNWYDKVRAIENYFSKEAYVYDQFDVPVPEEGQDYVDQFLFETQRGYCDNFSTSMVVLVRALGIPARWAKGYTEGEYSRQVDTTYKLYEVSNNNAHSWVEVFFPEVGWVPFEPTVGFSNNVSYQYDLDVPESDNSEVPVPEKEETPKQPIQPEEDDSKAAGSGFSLSKLWDDIQTFFVENWGKLVMGFMLLLIMGIALYIVRRRWMPYVLIFYYRRKSSDGVFSEAYLSLIKQLERYGLKMDDGQTLRAYSRYIDSFFGTHEMTSLTNNYERILYGQRPAEEDWSKMRELWENLIKRTTG
- the guaA gene encoding glutamine-hydrolyzing GMP synthase, with protein sequence MLGKEELHNQEMIVVLDFGSQYNQLITRRIREFGVYSELHPHTVTLEEIQELNPTGIIFSGGPNSVYGEDSFRCDERIFDLDIPILGICYGMQLMTMHFGGKVERAKHREYGKAAINIEKQSKLFSNLPEEQVVWMSHGDLVVEAPAGFNVNATNPSCPIASMSNEEKGLYAVQFHPEVRHSVHGNEMLKNFVFEVCGCTGDWSMENFIEIEMEKIRQTVGDKKVLCALSGGVDSSVVAVLIHKAIGDQLTCIFVDHGLLRKGEADSVMKTFADGFNMNVIKVDAQDRFLNKLKGVSDPEQKRKIIGNEFIYVFDDEATKLKGIEYLAQGTLYTDIIESGTATAQTIKSHHNVGGLPEDMQFTLIEPLNTLFKDEVRALGSELGIPDEIVWRQPFPGPGLGIRVLGEISEQKLEIVRESDYILRDEIKKAGLDRDIWQYFTVLPDIRSVGVMGDARTYDYTIGIRAVTSIDGMTSDWARIPWDVLEKISTRIVNEVDHINRVVYDVTSKPPATIEWE
- a CDS encoding NCS2 family permease, whose translation is MKNFFQFDQLGTTYRREIIGGLTTFLSMAYILIVNPLTLTLQSVPDLPDSMRMDYGAVFVATALAAAIGSLIMGLIAKYPIALAPGMGLNAFFAYTVVLTMGVPWQSALTGVLISGLIFIVLTLSGIREKIINSIPSELKYAVGAGIGLFITFIGFQNAGIIVNNDAVLVGLGDLTNGSTLLAIFGIIITVILMTRGVKGGIFIGMVVTAIVGMIVGLIDTPEKVVDAAPSLAPTFGAALDPLFNDAGSIFTIQMLVVILTFLFVDFFDTAGTLVAVANQAGLMKENKLPRAGKALFADSCATVVGAILGTSTTTSYIESSAGVAAGARTGFASVVTAVLFLLSIFFFPLLAVITSAVTAPALIIVGVLMVSSLGEIDWKKFEVAVPAFLTIVAMPLTYSIATGIAIGFIFYPITMIMKGRVKEIHPIMYFLFVIFVLYFIFLV
- a CDS encoding transcription antiterminator; amino-acid sequence: MSTLNVKKALNNNVLIADHESYGEVVLIGKGIGFNRKKGDPIQNDIAEKMFVLKGEKEQEQYKNLLPFLNDDMSNVIISAIELIRKRTNSFLNEHIHIALTDHILFAINRLMRGMEIRNPFLVETRTLYPFEYEIAREVVGMINEMTDVHLPEGEVGFIALHIHSAMMNKDLSEVNQHSQLIGRLTAMIEQQLDVKINKESVDYMRLVRHIRYTIERVLREERVEEPEKIAKLLKEEYPLCYNLSWKLIKMMQQTLQKPVYDAEAVYLTMHLQRIQSKVK